The following DNA comes from Denticeps clupeoides chromosome 14, fDenClu1.1, whole genome shotgun sequence.
AACATAACAGTCGTTTCACTTCACCCCAAACGGCTTATTGTACTAGCGACCAAAAACGGAAGAAGAACTTATTATTTCTAGACAAGTGCACTGGATTTGACGCCGTTCCTGCAGCCTTGCCCGCACTTCCGAGCTCTTCAGATCCGGCGCTCATCAGTGCTCGTAATTTTCTACGAGCTCTAAGCGGCAAGCCTTCGCGCCCAGTCAACACCGCAAAAGGTCGGCCAGTTGCTCCTCGGCGCTCCACATCCACAGTCGCGGCAAAATATTTATATCCCGGGCCGGCTGTGCCGCTAACGATGGGAGTCCGACCTGACAGCCAGCGCGTTGCCCAGGAGTGCCACTCAAACCCCAGACTGGCAGCTCGCAGTAATTAGGGGGGCCATTAAATGGCCGGCTATGGCTCCTCACTTTGGGCTGCCATTCATTAAAGCCCATAAATGGCATCAGGCCCAATGGCATGTGACAGTAACAGCCACCAGTTCCccctccatatatatatatatatatatttatatagaaacTGTTATCCTTATTGGGGTAATGAGGGTCTCTTTTCTAAAAGCCTTAATGACTGCTGCCTGGTTTTAACGTTAAGCGAGCCGAGTCGGATCGCGTTTGCAGCCCCTGAGGATCAGCCAGTGTCAGAGAGAGGAAAAACCAGGAAAATCCCTCTCTGTCAGTCACTGGTAACATTCTGTCAACAAGTCCcgcaaaaaatatacaaaaatgatatatatatatatatatatcaccgTTTAAAAAACGAAGCCGGGAGTAAATACACCTCCCTCGCCTATTTCACAGGTGCGTCGGGAGGgcgggaaaaaaataataataaaaagccttTCTACAAGACTCGTGTTTCTGGGGCCTGGCAGCGGGGGAGGAagcctcatcctcctcatcctccttccttcctcgtcgtTCGACCCGAGCACCGCGGAAGGACGAGATGAAAGGCCGCCTCTTGACGGATTTGTACCGACAGCCGCGCCGCTTCCTCCAGTCAAACGGCGTAAAAGGCGCGCGCGTGATGAAAGGCGCGCGCCCCGGCGGAGGGGAAGGCGCGGCCCCGCGCACCGCGTCGGTCTCGCCGGTTGacgcgcttttttttttttttctttcttttttttttttttttgaaggctgGTTTAAACaacgaaaaaaaaagcaaaaaaataaaataataaataccgCTGTTTACATTTTAGCTTCGTTTTTGCGCGcccataaaaatacatttcacttttttttttcctcccgcGCAGCCCTCACATTTTTTTGTCGCACAAATAAGTACATAAACAGGCAAATACAAAAGTAGGCCAGGGGCGCGAAGTGACGggtgaataaaaaaagtattgCCGTTTGTCTTATtatcataaataaaaagtatttcatgTATCCGAGACGTCTTTTAAACggaaattaagatttttttatttttttttttaaatcgacGACCAGGAATCGCGCCGCATCACGTGGCCGCTCATCCGGGAACCCGAGCGACGCCACCGgcgtctgtctctctctccactgATGGGCACGGCAGTTCTTTTAGATCTACTGAGTCTTTCGAACCTTTAAAGATCCGTTCGAAAGACTCGTTCACCGAATCTGAAATGCTGAATGCATATTTGAGTATTCAGGGTTTTGTCTCTGCACCCACTGTCTAATTGATTTACAGTATATATGCCTTCTaatcttttcttttaaattagTTCTGCTGTATGTTGTATTGTTGATTGAAAGATGTCCTTGAGTCAGAAAGGCGCCTATAAATAAAACGTATAACTCGGCAAATTTGGCTCAGTGAGTGATTCGATCACTGAACGTATAACCTGAACAGACTGCTCAACTGCACTGAGAAGCGAACGAATCACTTGAGAAAGTTCCTTTAAAAGATTTGTTCTTTTGAACCAATCGTTTGCGAACGACACAACACCAtctctctctgttctccgtCATATTTACACACCAATGGAGCCCAGGGTCCTCGGGGATAAAGAGTAGAGTTGGAAAAAATAGAGAGAAAGCGAGCAATTATTCCCATTATAAATATGACATCTAAGCCACTCTGTCTCtggatattaaatataaaaaaggtcCCCCGGGTGCGTGGGAGACAATTAACCCTCCTCTCACTAAAAACAACGACAACAAAAAATAAGTTAACAAGAGGTTCTGTCTTGAAGAGAAGAATTCGCTTGCATTTGCTGTGGAggttaaaagtgtaaaaatttAGAAAATTTCAGTCTTGGCACAAACAACTTTTGAAAGAAACTTGAGAGATACTTTATTTTCACTATGGTAATACATTCTTTCTGAACATCGTTTCAGGTCTTTATAaagttcctttaaaaaaaaaaaaaaaaaagagacagaggcACACACGTTCAGGCTGTTTTAGGTGAACTGATTTAATGTCATTCGATCAACCCGGCCTGCTTAATGTCAGTCCCTCGACCAAACCCTATTATGCACCCACAGAAAGGTCATTGTCTagacattaaataaattacatccGACTACTAAATCGTAGATAGTTGAGAATCTGTCAAAGGCAATGCAGAGTTAGTATGTACAGAAAatccttgtgtttgtgtgtatatgtgtcccCCCACATGTAGGCTAAATGCACCATCTTGTCCAGTTTTACTTGGGATACGCCTCGATCACCATGGCATGCCCCTGCAACACAAAACAGCCACTTTGTAATATACCTCAGTGCATAACTGCTATTATGCACTGCACAGAAAGGATATTGAGGTCAGCTGATATTGGTTTTATGGTTTGTACTAATTTTGGGGTCCCCCATGCAACTGAAAGACTTGTAAGTTTTCTGTGTGATTACTGCGTGCGACAGACTTATATTCATAGGTAATCACAAGCTGTCCCAGTCACTGCAAAATTGTTTAACCTCACTTAATTAGTCTAtagagtgtgtgggggtgtatggctaatattttcaatatttgcaCGCAGCTATATTTATACTGAACTGAGGTTTAGTTCTATTCAGACCTACATTGTGTTTTCATTTAGTAACAATATTAATGTTTGTTGTATACACATATTTAAAAGATGAAACTATAAGCAAGCACTTGAAAGCCTGATGGCAGTCACAGCGTAAACTGCATGTATTAATAGTCTGCAAGTACTGCATATGTAGTGCATAGTCCAGATTCTCTGTTTTTGGTCCAAATGGCCCAAtcatttgtaaatataaatgattaaaagatttttaaaaatgcttttggaCTGACTTACACATTGTCATCTTCATGCACAAAACATGAACGGAAAACAAACCGAAACTGTGGACCAAAAACACCTGTACCGTGGCACCCCTAGAATACTCCGTATCCGCGCGTGCGAGTTGGGCATATGTATACTTCGGCAGGAATACCTGTCCTCCAGCGGCGCATGCAGCCACCACTCCGTACTGCCCCCCCTCTTTTTGCAGCCTGTGGGCTACTGTGGTCACCAGCCTGCACCCGGTGGCAGCAAATGGGTGGCCAAGGGACAGGGAGCCACCCCACGTGTTAAACTTCTCCATTGGCGGGACCCCCACCTGAGAACAACACAACAGGCTTAGGCACAAGGCGCGGCACTGAACGTACAAAACAAACCATAAATGAGACGGTCTGGACGCTGGGCTCTAGACAGGAAAAGCATATACGAATGACTAGATCAGGTCCGACAACAAATTACCTTTGACTTCCTCCCCATGCAGTTTTGGGCAAACCAGTCAGAATCCATGGCCTTGAGGTTGGCTACGATTTGCCCCTGAAAGCACCAAAGTTACAAcgcaaacaaaaacatttaaaagccTATGGAATCAGAATTGTGGCAAcaatttgaaacaaaactttcctaatatccaACAAAAAATATGACGTTTTGCTgacatctcgctctttttcattttgcgCTTGTGAGACTTTCGGTTTCGCTGCTCGTTTTTCAGTCGCCCCGCCCCCTTTTACGTTTTACGCTGCCTGAATAttctctcgtgtgggcgggtcttcgcctcattggccagcaggtatttgagtgacagctccgttCCCTGAACTCTTATCACTGCGAGATACGTGGGCTTCAAGAACAGCATCAGCTGTTAGCGATCACATATAAATTATGAATCACATCATTATCAGCATAAATACTTATAATTGGTTAATTGTGCAGTTGATCGTGTGCAAATCTCATTCCATATACGATCGCAAGCTGTTGTTACCGCGAGATGCGCACGCACAGCAGTGATAGAGGTTTCAGAGTTGCGATGGAAGTTCGGCTCTTTCCagagtgcctcatattttagccttacttggcatatgaatatgatttatcaacacacaaagcattcatatttgaCAAGTAAGGCTAAAGTATGAGGCTACGGGTGACAAATTAAGAGCAGTGCCACAAGAGCTTGTTCTCTGAAAAGAGGCAAACTTCTCATGTCTAGTTCTGGGGAACGGAGCTGTCagtcaaatacctgctggccaatgacgCGAAGGCCCACCCACACGAGAGAACTGCGTTAGTCCAACCGGATCCTGGGGCAGCGTAAATGAAGAACGAGCGagacttattttacatttcaacgtttACACTTCAATactgatttgaaaaaaaaaaaagttctttcttaataaaataatgtttcaggACACTCACGGCAAAAGCCTCATGGAACTCAAACACATCAATGTCCTCCATGGTGAGGCCACTCTTCTCCAGCACTTTGGGGGTGGCGTAGGTGGGGCTGAGTTGAAGAAGAAAGAGCACTTTGTCTTAATTTTGATAAGCATTGACCAGCACAATGTTAAGGCGATAACCAGGTCCTTGTGAACCAATTTACACAATGACGtgtgtaaatcactctggaacaCTGTGCTAACTGCTGTAAATTTAACCTTGCCTAGATAGCATAGATTTCTGGGTTAACCCTTTCACGCCACTGCTGACCCTGACGACAGATTTTCTTAAATTACTGTAACTCTTGAACTGTTTGCGCAATCAATAAACGTTCCAAGAGTTTCTGAAAGTAGAGATATCAGCGTCATTACGTTAGTCCACCACACGGCGTCACTGCAGCCCTTGGAATAAGAAGGTTCTGTTATTACACACTGTTATGACACTACTAGCATACAGTGAAGTAGTAGTCCTGGGGGAAAAAGGGGGTCAAAGGGACATACTCACAGCAGGTTTTACGACACTTTAACAGCTTAAAACAAGCCCAGACAACATGTATAGGGTATAAAGTGTTAACTTCCATCACCGACCTGGAACTGTACAAGCAGGAACTGTACAAGAtatggacagatggatggacggacagatagatagatagacagatggAGTTAATGCTTTGTTatgcacttttattttgtgaCCAAGTGGACCCAGAAAAACTTCActactgcccccccccccttatttTGTGGGTTTCATGGGCTGATAATCAACAGCCAATCAGCGACACTTACTTCCTGTACATACTATGATGAAATGTTTGTCAAAAATGCGCATTTGATTTAAGGGGCCTATTAGCATGTCCATGAAGGAAGTCTGTAGTCTTAAatatgttgccatggttacagtATTCTATACTCACCCCAGGAGAAGCTGATCTTTAGGGTCTtgagacacatacacaaaatctCTGAAGAAACAAAGCGAAACACCACAATTAAGTCTGATTCTTAAAAGTGTATACAGAATGTAGTACAGTAACGTTTTGTGGTCAACTATTATTTCTAAAATCTACACTGAAGTGCGTACAGCAACAATTTCAAACACATATTCAAATTATAATTGCTGTCTACCGCAGTAATATTCGGAGTAAAGTGAGTGTACATGGCGCTACAACTGACACTGTTGCTGGTTACCTCAGGTATGCTTTGGGCTTGTATCCCAGGGCTAAGGCTTTTTCCTCAGACATGATGAGCACAGCAGAGGCTCCGTCTGTCTATGAGCacaaacgaacacacacacacacacacacacaaaaaaaaaaaaacacaaatacagtGTTTATTTGAATGGTTTTTTTACATGCAGACTTCTGTTCACTGTGACATTGATGGGCACAGGATTAAATAGTCCACATTGGGGAAGTAGCGTTTGGGGGAGCTGGCGTtaatcaggctcctcccattttatacTCCAAAAATTtgcttcaagatacagatatcTACCAAGTGCTTCTTTCTTGTTTATGTGCAATGTATAATTGCATAATTCCTGAGGACACCTCACCTTACGCTGATGAACAAGTCCCACGTTAAAAGTTGCGCTACGCTTAGTACCAGCTCAAAAATAGTGTTCTTAGAAGCATCCCATCTGACATGAGAATATGGACCACCAAGTTCAAACCACACTTGCttccattatgtccctgagcaagatttctaaccctgagttggtcctggaggaacactGCTGATTGTCATTCTGTTAAATGCAGTTTATTTTTCACTACCTTGTATAAGCACCAATGAAATTACTTTCATATAAAGAGCTTAATGAACAGACAGAccaactgaaacaaaacaaaagtgacCGGCCGCTTCATTCTTACAAGGAAAGAGGAGTTGGCAGCAGTGACTGTGCCGTGGGGTTTGACAAAAGCCGGCTTCAGTTTACCCATCTGCTCCATAGAGGTAGGACGGATGCCATTGTCTGCAGAGATTATATTCTTTCCTGGATGAAAAAATGCACCTCAACATCAGGAACATtaacaaatatacaaacacacccCCCACTACAAATTTATAAAGCAATATTTTAAATTTCTACATTATCAAGCTGAGTCTGAACTAAAGAAATGTCAATTTGAATGCTCTCTTATCTTAAAACTGTCCCGAAATTACTGAATTCTACAAGTCATTTTCTGTGATTTTCATGGTAAAAGGTGCGGAAGGCTTGATTCGTAATATCAgcgcagggtggtagtagcctaggggtaacacactcgcctatgaaccagaaaacccaggttcacttaaccctaagtgtctccagggggggactgtccctgtaactactgattgtaagtcgctctggataagggcgtctgataaatgccgtaaatgtaaatggttaccTGGAACTtggaagctgatgatgtcagaAAGCAGGCCTTCATCCTGGGCCTTCTTAGCCAGCCTGTGCGAGCGGAGTGCGTACTCATCCTGCTCCACCCGAGTCACGCCAAACGCTGCAGCCAGTCGGTCGGCAGAGTGGCCCATGCTCTCCGCAGTGGAGAACTCGGCCACAGCCGGGAGCTGCAAATATGAAGCAATACACAGCAAGTGCTGAAGCATGGAATATCTAatgatttaatgtttaaaaaataaagaccactagagggagcaCAATTTTTTGCAGTAGCATAACACCACAAAGGAAAAGTGTGGGAATACACATCATAACTGAGTTTGTGATTTTGGTCATTAAGATCATGAAATATTTTAGTTTTCAAAAGCCAGTGTCTGACTTTGAAACAACGATCATATACCCAAAATTTCCACCAActccattgtgcccctgagcaagacacttaaccctgagtgtctcgaggggggctgtccctgtaactactgattgtaagtggcgtgaatgtaaatgtaaggtgatGTACAGTGTCAACAGTACCTCAGGCATGAGGTGACCCATGCGAATGCTGCCCAGGAGTGACAGTCTCTGGCCCAAAGTCTTGGCCTTGTTTAGGGACAGCATGGTCTTCCTCATTTTGCGGCTATGGCGAATGGGCACGTCCGACATGAACTCCACCCCACCAGCGACCACAACGTCACACTGGCCGGCCGCGATCAATCCCACAGCTGCAGAAcgacacacacacgacacaaaaaacacacacacacacacaatactgaaaattttatatacatactgtatgcatgtatgtgggGTGTTTTTTTAAGTGCAACAAAATATCTCAATCATTAATGCAGTTCTTTGTTTAGGTCAACAACGAACATGAAGCTGTCTTAAAAATAAGACAATAATAATGTACTAAATTATGGATTATTAGTTCTGTGCCACTCACCATACGCTGAGAAGTCTACATTTAGATCAACTTAAATATGGAGGATACCTGAGGTCATGGCTTGGTTGGATGATATGCATGCCATGGTCACGGTGTGAGCGGGCGTTTTATCAGAGAACCCTGCTCCAAGAGCCGCCTGGAAATACAAGCCAGAACACATACAGCCTTTAGTTTGGACTGCTCCAGTTAGCCCACTGTttgctaagggtgatgggttaattgcagaagacatattttgtttgtgctgcagtgtttcacaatgacaaaacacaaatataacTACATTTTTAGgcctatttataaaaaaaaattatataaaaaaaaaagtggcacaaGAAAATCTGGGTCACAAATAAACCTGAGCCAGCTGTAAAATTATAAAGGAACTTTCCAGATGGGTGCTTTGTGAGTATAGGAATGCAAGGATTGGTCATATGCTGCCACTATGCTGTCATAGCTGACGGAAGCACTGCCAACCGGTGATAAAGTTCATACTGGATGTGCTCTCAGAGCATTTCTGTTTATGCTAATGCATGTGAATTTATttagtgggtggcctagcgggtaaggaatcggaaggttgcacTGAGGTGCCGGTGGCACCAACCTCTCTGGCAACATTGCTGGTCTTCACTTCCTGGATGACAATTCCATATATAATATGATCCACGATCTCTTTAGGCACACCAGTTCTGTTCAAGAGAcccctacaaaaaaaaacaaaaacacataaaataatgggccatttttatttgaataaatcatAAGCTATCCCAACCTACACTGCCTGTCTTAGTACAGGCAGCATACCACAGTTTTAAGTCCAGAAAGGTTTTAATGAGTAGCTGCATAACTTTAATTCTCAGTTAGAAACAGTTGCCCTTAAGCGTATGGCAACGTGCCTCTGCAAATAGAATAT
Coding sequences within:
- the hadhb gene encoding trifunctional enzyme subunit beta, mitochondrial, whose translation is MTSMLMHSLRSGPVSPARFAARCLSTSSQVHAAAKTKKTLAKPNVKNIVLVDGVRTPFLLSGTSYSDLMPHDLGRGALQGLLNRTGVPKEIVDHIIYGIVIQEVKTSNVAREAALGAGFSDKTPAHTVTMACISSNQAMTSAVGLIAAGQCDVVVAGGVEFMSDVPIRHSRKMRKTMLSLNKAKTLGQRLSLLGSIRMGHLMPELPAVAEFSTAESMGHSADRLAAAFGVTRVEQDEYALRSHRLAKKAQDEGLLSDIISFQVPGKNIISADNGIRPTSMEQMGKLKPAFVKPHGTVTAANSSFLTDGASAVLIMSEEKALALGYKPKAYLRDFVYVSQDPKDQLLLGPTYATPKVLEKSGLTMEDIDVFEFHEAFAGQIVANLKAMDSDWFAQNCMGRKSKVGVPPMEKFNTWGGSLSLGHPFAATGCRLVTTVAHRLQKEGGQYGVVAACAAGGQGHAMVIEAYPK